A region from the Drosophila takahashii strain IR98-3 E-12201 chromosome 2L, DtakHiC1v2, whole genome shotgun sequence genome encodes:
- the LOC108061205 gene encoding putative uncharacterized protein DDB_G0285119, giving the protein MSLYWKLKVLLVSCVLFSSSDAGGSCGPNKKYACVPTQFCSDGRSVQTNSAAYYNRQCFSFETCCDVNKVVFGKRYTGGQFVAGPYEQGGITSEPPSNTGGKTYTTNSQTPNISGGKVSITNTQTPNTASGKTFTTNNQAPNNSDGKTATHSTNNMGKNFPLYNVGQTASGSGHHHSNSGKTFIANPPMTNTQNNHNHHIQNHNYNHNPSLNLGNSNGFQNVGKSVQHYNNLRPSAYFNNSPDNTGETLKPNLRMQ; this is encoded by the exons ATGTCACTCTACTGGAAACTGAAAGTGCTTCTTGTGAGCTGTGTTCTTTTTAGTTCCAGCGATGCTGGAGGATCTTGTGGACCGAATAAGAAGTATGCCTGTGTACCAACGCAATTTTGTTCCGATGGTCGCAGCGTACAAACGAATTCAGCTGCCTACTATAATAGGCAGTGCTTCTCATTCGAGACTTGCTGCGATGTCAATAAG GTCGTTTTTGGAAAGCGTTACACTGGAGGACAATTTGTGGCCGGTCCATATGAACAAGGTGGAATTACCAGTGAGCCTCCCAGTAATACAGGTGGAAAAACGTATACAACAAATAGTCAGACACCCAATATTTCCGGTGGTAAAGTTTCTATAACTAATACTCAGACGCCCAATACTGCGAGTGGAAAAACATTCACTACAAATAATCAAGCTCCCAATAATTCCGATGGAAAAACTGCAACACACAGTACAAATAACATGGGAAAGAATTTTCCATTGTATAATGTCGGACAAACTGCATCGGGTAGTGGTCACCATCACAGTAATTCGGGAAAAACTTTTATCGCTAATCCTCCAATGACTAATACGcaaaataatcataatcatCATATTCAAAATCATAATTATAATCACAATCCCAGTCTTAACTTGGGTAACAGTAATGGATTTCAAAATGTAGGAAAAAGTGTTCAACATTATAATAACTTAAGACCCTCAgcgtattttaataatagtccTGATAATACAGGAGAAACCTTAAAACCAAATCTTAGGATGCAGTAA
- the LOC138911838 gene encoding neurofilament heavy polypeptide — MNSNAKTSPRNPVEKGKDRKDLSNPEDSSISTAQPAATSTPTHMTRKSTRLMAFRRETAPSDLRNSSLADRVPSTFGHIKGRKAIRAPSTPKKASQARNVPNTPKTPKNVRQPRTPRSAKTPLVGRVRKLLNIRGRKPIRASNTPKKTTQPSTPKTPKTTTKKPPMKTPTMASYNTKISLPMTPPIDSPSDLPKESEMDSQTPTTSEIKSLVKSPMKMPRKSSIDDLPTSSNSKSSTNSPLNSARSPSSIESPTYSPIISTKISLPKKSPKLTSMKSSMNLPPKATFESSINVPTKAAVNSSMESPIKSSVKSTIGSPNNLPSKSQTISPNKTLTNSPIRTETLMSPNKPAVSPKAHAAQPNVFQADDPQEVVPEEGVSQGVAPEEICSIASPDLRVGRKRSLSPIKSTLENNGITLESSPKRSRFHVFQVNLGSPFSMTRIKKIKTVAVDQDCDNLDDVNQDNNDRDDNDKDDDNQNYDIQDDVIQDNNDQGDYNQDNDDQVANEMPFNGDGLLELPAEPEEPADPEDPVEPEDPEMEPRMEYGETFDKTIIDPESNTFMNCVVM; from the coding sequence ATGAATTCAAACGCCAAAACTTCACCACGCAATCCAGTCGAAAAGGGAAAGGACCGTAAGGACTTATCGAACCCCGAGGATTCTTCTATATCCACTGCCCAGCCGGCGGCAACATCAACACCTACTCATATGACCCGAAAAAGCACCAGGCTCATGGCTTTCAGGCGGGAAACCGCACCATCGGACTTGCGTAACTCCTCATTGGCAGACCGTGTTCCATCAACTTTTGGACATATCAAGGGCCGTAAGGCCATTCGAGCTCCCAGCACACCGAAGAAGGCTTCTCAGGCCCGGAACGTACCAAATACACCCAAAACACCGAAAAATGTACGTCAACCAAGGACCCCAAGAAGCGCCAAAACGCCTTTGGTTGGACGGGTACGAAAATTACTTAATATCAGAGGTCGCAAGCCGATTCGTGCTTCTAATACCCCTAAAAAGACAACCCAACCGTCTACACCAAAGACACCGAAAACCACCACAAAAAAACCACCAATGAAAACACCAACAATGGCTTCATATAACACTAAAATTTCATTACCTATGACCCCACCAATTGACTCACCAAGTGACTTACCAAAAGAATCGGAAATGGATTCACAGACTCCAACAActtcagaaattaaatcacTAGTGAAATCACCAATGAAGATGCCACGAAAGTCATCAATTGACGATTTACCAACTTCATCAAATTCTAAATCATCAACAAATTCGCCATTAAACTCCGCAAGGAGTCCGTCATCAATTGAATCACCGACATACTCACCAATAATATCGACCAAAATTAGTTTACCGAAAAAGTCACCAAAATTAACGTCAATGAAGTCATCGATGAACTTACCACCAAAGGCAACATTTGAATCATCGATAAATGTGCCGACCAAGGCAGCCGTTAATTCATCAATGGAATCGCCAATAAAATCTTCAGTAAAATCAACAATTGGGTCACCAAACAATTTACCATCGAAATCACAAACTATATCGCCAAACAAAACGTTAACCAACTCACCAATAAGAACCGAAACATTGATGTCGCCAAATAAGCCAGCGGTGTCTCCCAAAGCACATGCCGCTCAACCAAATGTGTTTCAAGCAGATGACCCTCAAGAAGTTGTCCCTGAAGAAGGTGTCTCTCAAGGAGTTGCCCCTGAAGAGATTTGTTCTATTGCATCGCCGGACCTTCGTGTTGGGAGGAAGCGAAGCCTATCCCCAATTAAATCAACTTTGGAAAATAATGGAATCACTTTGGAATCGTCTCCAAAGCGATCTCGTTTCCATGTTTTTCAAGTCAACTTGGGATCTCCCTTTTCCATGACTCGTatcaagaaaatcaaaacGGTAGCTGTAGATCAGGATTGTGACAATCTGGATGACGTTAATCAGGATAACAACGATCGGGATGACAATGACAAGGATGACGACAATCAGAATTACGATATTCAGGATGACGTTATTCAGGACAACAATGATCAGGGTGACTATAATCAGGATAACGACGATCAGGTGGCTAACGAGATGCCATTTAATGGAGACGGATTGCTTGAACTTCCTGCTGAACCAGAGGAACCTGCTGATCCCGAGGATCCTGTTGAACCCGAGGATCCCGAAATGGAACCGCGAATGGAATACGGTGAAACTTTTGACAAAACTATCATTGATCCAGAATCGAACACTTTTATGAATTGCGTTGTGATGTAA